Proteins found in one Brachypodium distachyon strain Bd21 chromosome 5, Brachypodium_distachyon_v3.0, whole genome shotgun sequence genomic segment:
- the LOC100844240 gene encoding INO80 complex subunit C has protein sequence MESEIQRTEMLLAPTLAFKKVQTADKYPKGQSRGRQWKHLRHLLQAADGSSLPPDRPNYLNIQSPPSIYPPKRYCDITGFEAPYADPRTKLRYSDPEVFKQIRMLPDEYVQRYLALRNAAVVLR, from the exons ATGGAGTCGGAGATACAGCGGACTGAGATGCTGCTGGCGCCGACGCTGGCGTTCAAGAAGGTGCAGACGGCGGACAAGTACCCCAAGGGCCAGTCCCGTGGCCGCCAGTGGAAGCacctccgccacctcctccaggCCGCCGACGGCTCCTCGCTTCCTCCGGACCGCCCCAACT ATTTGAATATTCAGTCACCCCCATCCATTTATCCACCAAAGAGATACTGTGACATTACAGGTTTTGAG GCACCATATGCAGATCCAAGGACAAAACTGCGTTATTCTGATCCAGAGGTGTTCAAGCAAATCAGAATGCTTCCTGACGAATATGTCCAGAGATATCTGGCCTTGAGAAATGCAGCAGTTGTGCTACGATAA